Genomic DNA from Nonomuraea rubra:
GGAGCCGTCCACGTAGTTGTAGCCGCGCCGCAGCAGGTGCGCGTTGCCGTGGCCGCTGGGGTGCGCCAGCCGGACGTGCGCGTCGGGTTTCATCGCGGCCAGGTCCACGGGGTCGAACTCGTTCTGTTTTCCGACCGGCGCGCCCTTGACCTTGTCCCGGCCGAAGATCTCCTCCTGCTCGCGCAGCGAGGTGCGGTCCCACGTCTCGATGGTCATGCGGATCTTCCTCGTCACCAGGTAGGTGCCGCCCGCCATCCAGTCCGCCCCGTCCGGTGCCGCGGCCCAGAGCTGGTCGCGCAGCAGGGCCGCGTCCTCCAGCTTCATGTTGTTGGTGCCGTCCTTGAAGCCCATCAGGTTGCGCGGGGTCACCTGGGCGCGCGAGGTGGACGACGTACGGCCGAATCCGAGCTGCGACCAGCGCACCGACACCTTGCCGAAGCCGATCCTGGCCAGGTTGCGGATGGCGTGCACGGCGACCTGGGGGTCGTGGGCGCACGCCTGCACGCAGAGGTCGCCCCCCGAGAGCTCAGGGATCAGCCGCTCGCCGGGGAACTTCGGCAGATCGGCCAGGGCAGGGGGACGCCTGGCGGCCAGCCCGAAGCGGCGGTCGAACAGGGACGGGCCGAAGCCGATCGTCAGCGTGAGCCCCGAGGCGGGC
This window encodes:
- the efeB gene encoding iron uptake transporter deferrochelatase/peroxidase subunit; protein product: MSERMSRRKVFGLGAAGVAAAGAGAIAARSLVQEPPVAHATTSDPFPFYGEHQAGIVTPAQDRLHFVAFDVTTGSRAELVDLLQEWTAAAARLTQGKEAGSFGAAGGSPEAAPDDTGEALGLPASGLTLTIGFGPSLFDRRFGLAARRPPALADLPKFPGERLIPELSGGDLCVQACAHDPQVAVHAIRNLARIGFGKVSVRWSQLGFGRTSSTSRAQVTPRNLMGFKDGTNNMKLEDAALLRDQLWAAAPDGADWMAGGTYLVTRKIRMTIETWDRTSLREQEEIFGRDKVKGAPVGKQNEFDPVDLAAMKPDAHVRLAHPSGHGNAHLLRRGYNYVDGSDGLGRLDAGLFFIAYQRDPRKQFVPIQMALARTDPLNEYIKHISSGLFACPPGVRDAGDYWGRGLFG